Proteins encoded in a region of the Patescibacteria group bacterium genome:
- the miaB gene encoding tRNA (N6-isopentenyl adenosine(37)-C2)-methylthiotransferase MiaB, giving the protein MIAKKYFILTYGCQMNMSDSERIAFLLENQGYQQALNETMADLIVINMCSVRQSAVNRVYGLGEKIKKLKKKNRNLKTILTGCVSKKDHKKFIKIFDLVLNIKSLSQWPKYFEAGFLSELWPPLLRQDNQYFKIQPKQISKFSALIPISSGCNNSCAYCVVPFTRGPLTCRSHKEIIKETKSAIKNGAKEIWLLGQNVNDYKSPANSKINFSKLLEMINNINADFWIRFTSPNPKDFSSEIINAIANLKKVTEYLNLPVQSGDNKILKEMNRSYTIKKYKDLVTKIRKKIPNISLSTDAIVGFPTETKSQFQNTLKLFKDVKFDMAYIAKYSPRPRTKANKLKDDISKKEKQIRWEALTKTLEKTSLKKNKKYIGKEVEILVNDYKNGFILGKTRTYKTVKIKNDDKDLIGKIIKVKITSALPWGLKGILAKPKLIVVLGSTATGKTGLAIKLAKQFNGEIVSADSRQIYKEMAIGTAKPTKKETKAIPHHLINFLLPNKDFNVALYKNKALKAIDKIQKTAKIPFLVGGTGLYISSIVNNIDFPKVKPNKKLRKQLEKKSVRQLFEIYKKLDPKGAELIDRNNKRRLVRAIEVSEITKKPYWVQRQKKEPLFEVLQIGIKLSKKELEQRISKRTDKMFKLGLEKEVKKLAKKYRKSPLLSTIGYTEWFKNKDKNKIKKAIKLHTIQFTNRQMTWFKKDKTINWIKNYSQAEKLIKRFL; this is encoded by the coding sequence ATGATTGCCAAAAAATACTTTATCCTTACTTATGGCTGCCAGATGAATATGTCTGATTCAGAAAGAATTGCTTTTTTGTTGGAAAATCAAGGATATCAACAAGCTTTAAATGAAACCATGGCTGATTTAATTGTAATCAATATGTGTTCAGTTCGACAGTCTGCAGTAAACAGAGTTTATGGACTTGGAGAAAAAATAAAAAAGCTTAAAAAAAAGAACAGGAATTTAAAAACAATCTTAACAGGCTGTGTTTCAAAAAAAGATCATAAAAAATTCATTAAAATATTTGATTTGGTTTTAAATATTAAAAGCTTGTCTCAATGGCCAAAATATTTTGAAGCTGGATTTTTATCAGAATTATGGCCGCCCTTACTAAGACAAGATAACCAATATTTTAAAATACAGCCCAAACAAATTAGTAAATTTTCAGCTTTAATTCCAATATCATCTGGTTGCAATAATTCCTGCGCTTATTGTGTAGTTCCTTTTACCCGCGGGCCCTTAACCTGTAGAAGCCACAAGGAAATTATTAAAGAAACTAAAAGTGCAATAAAAAATGGCGCTAAAGAAATATGGCTTTTGGGTCAAAATGTTAATGATTATAAATCCCCCGCTAATTCTAAAATAAACTTCTCAAAACTTTTAGAAATGATTAATAATATTAATGCTGATTTTTGGATAAGATTTACATCTCCAAATCCCAAAGATTTTTCAAGCGAAATAATTAATGCAATAGCTAATCTTAAAAAGGTAACAGAATATCTTAATCTTCCAGTTCAGTCCGGAGATAACAAAATCTTAAAAGAAATGAATCGCAGTTATACGATAAAAAAGTATAAAGATTTAGTTACAAAAATAAGGAAGAAAATTCCGAATATCAGTTTATCCACTGATGCTATTGTTGGTTTTCCAACTGAAACTAAAAGCCAGTTTCAAAACACACTCAAGCTTTTTAAAGATGTTAAATTTGACATGGCCTATATTGCAAAGTACTCTCCCCGCCCCCGCACAAAAGCTAATAAATTAAAAGATGATATTTCTAAAAAAGAAAAACAGATTAGATGGGAGGCTCTAACAAAAACCCTTGAGAAAACTAGTTTGAAAAAGAATAAAAAATACATTGGGAAGGAAGTGGAAATACTTGTAAATGATTATAAAAATGGCTTTATACTGGGAAAGACCAGAACATATAAAACAGTGAAAATTAAAAATGATGATAAAGACTTAATAGGCAAAATCATTAAGGTAAAAATTACCAGTGCTCTGCCCTGGGGGCTAAAAGGCATTTTAGCTAAACCAAAACTAATTGTTGTTTTAGGCTCTACTGCAACTGGAAAAACAGGTTTAGCGATTAAATTAGCTAAGCAGTTTAATGGTGAAATAGTTTCAGCTGACTCAAGACAGATTTATAAAGAAATGGCTATTGGCACCGCAAAGCCAACTAAAAAAGAAACTAAAGCTATCCCCCACCATCTAATTAACTTTCTTCTTCCAAACAAAGATTTTAATGTTGCTTTGTATAAAAATAAAGCTTTAAAAGCTATTGATAAAATTCAGAAAACAGCAAAAATCCCATTTTTGGTTGGCGGAACAGGACTATATATTAGCTCAATTGTAAACAATATTGATTTTCCTAAGGTAAAACCCAATAAAAAATTAAGGAAGCAGCTTGAGAAAAAAAGCGTCAGACAACTATTTGAAATATATAAAAAGCTGGATCCTAAGGGAGCTGAATTGATTGATAGAAATAACAAAAGAAGATTGGTGCGGGCAATTGAAGTTTCTGAAATTACTAAAAAACCATATTGGGTTCAAAGACAAAAAAAAGAACCTTTGTTTGAAGTTCTACAAATTGGAATAAAACTTTCTAAAAAAGAACTGGAACAAAGGATTTCAAAAAGAACTGATAAAATGTTCAAATTAGGACTTGAAAAAGAAGTTAAAAAATTAGCTAAAAAATATAGGAAGTCTCCCCTGCTTTCAACTATTGGTTATACTGAATGGTTTAAGAATAAAGATAAAAACAAAATTAAAAAAGCCATCAAGCTCCACACAATACAATTCACTAATCGCCAGATGACTTGGTTCAAAAAAGATAAAACAATTAACTGGATTAAAAACTATTCTCAAGCAGAAAAACTCATAAAACGCTTTTTATAG
- the gatB gene encoding Asp-tRNA(Asn)/Glu-tRNA(Gln) amidotransferase subunit GatB, with protein sequence MEKNEFEPVIGLEIHAELKTNSKMFCSCRNDPDERHPNTNICPICTAQPGTLPVINKEAVRKVIKTGLALKCKISNPTKFDRKNYFYPDLPKGYQISQYDMPIAYKGELKLNIKGQGSKSVRITRIHLEEDTGSSIHAKGADYSLVNFNRAGIPLMELVTEPDINSSLEAKKFGQELQLILRYLDVSEANMEKGQLRVEANVSVKPRGSKDLGTKVEIKNLNSFKVVEKAVDYEIKRQAKLLKSGKKVLHETRGWDESKMVTVSQREKEQAHDYRYFPEPDLKPLVFDDNEINSIKAEIPELPSNKRIRFAEEYGLDEDSVEFFIHNKELSEYFEKVTSEFEPNIPQDKLKRLIALAVNYIITDLQSLLKEKAVEGEDFLITPENFAEFISLIENKTILSKVAKTVLLEMFQTGADPSNVIEEKGLNLMQDENEIIGIVKDVILKNERAVLDFKKGKQNAIQFLIGQVMARTKGRVNPETAEKILKDNL encoded by the coding sequence ATGGAAAAAAATGAATTTGAACCAGTAATAGGGTTGGAGATTCATGCCGAATTAAAAACTAATTCAAAAATGTTTTGTTCGTGTCGTAATGATCCTGACGAAAGGCATCCAAATACTAATATTTGCCCAATATGCACAGCGCAACCGGGAACGCTTCCAGTTATAAATAAAGAAGCAGTTAGAAAAGTTATTAAAACTGGCTTGGCTTTGAAATGCAAGATTTCTAATCCTACAAAATTTGATAGGAAAAATTATTTTTACCCTGATCTGCCAAAAGGCTATCAGATTTCTCAGTATGATATGCCCATAGCTTATAAAGGAGAGTTAAAGTTGAATATCAAAGGACAAGGATCTAAAAGCGTGAGAATTACAAGGATTCACTTAGAAGAAGACACTGGCAGTTCAATACATGCAAAAGGTGCAGATTATAGCTTGGTTAACTTTAATAGAGCTGGCATTCCTTTAATGGAGCTTGTTACTGAACCTGATATTAATTCATCCTTAGAGGCCAAGAAATTCGGTCAGGAGCTTCAATTAATACTGAGATACTTAGATGTATCTGAGGCTAATATGGAAAAAGGCCAGTTAAGAGTAGAGGCTAATGTGTCAGTGAAGCCTAGAGGCTCAAAAGACCTGGGCACAAAAGTAGAAATTAAAAATCTTAACTCTTTTAAAGTAGTAGAAAAAGCAGTTGACTATGAGATTAAGAGGCAGGCCAAGCTTTTAAAATCAGGAAAAAAAGTACTCCATGAAACTAGAGGTTGGGATGAATCTAAAATGGTTACAGTTTCCCAGCGCGAAAAAGAACAAGCTCATGATTATAGGTATTTTCCAGAGCCTGATTTAAAGCCTTTAGTTTTTGATGACAATGAGATTAATAGTATCAAGGCCGAGATTCCTGAATTGCCTTCTAATAAAAGGATAAGGTTTGCTGAAGAATATGGTTTAGACGAAGATAGTGTAGAATTTTTTATACATAATAAAGAGTTGTCAGAGTATTTTGAAAAAGTAACAAGTGAATTTGAACCGAACATTCCACAAGACAAACTCAAGAGATTGATTGCCTTGGCAGTAAATTACATTATTACTGACCTCCAAAGTTTATTAAAAGAAAAAGCAGTTGAGGGTGAAGACTTTTTAATAACTCCAGAAAACTTCGCTGAATTCATTAGTTTAATTGAGAACAAAACAATACTAAGTAAGGTTGCCAAAACTGTTCTTTTGGAAATGTTTCAAACAGGCGCTGATCCTTCAAATGTTATTGAAGAAAAGGGGTTAAATTTAATGCAAGATGAGAACGAGATTATAGGCATTGTAAAGGATGTAATCTTAAAAAATGAAAGAGCAGTGCTAGATTTTAAAAAAGGAAAGCAGAATGCAATCCAGTTTTTAATAGGTCAGGTAATGGCAAGAACAAAAGGAAGAGTAAATCCTGAAACAGCAGAAAAGATTTTAAAAGACAACCTATAA
- the deoC gene encoding deoxyribose-phosphate aldolase, translating to MTKNIAKIIDHTNVSSKATKKDIEKLCEEVKRHGFGGICIRPEWVSFVKKQIKGVYVKIVVLVDEPIGDSSHKERVLICKKIKKDGGDHIDIVNSIPDVKHGLWNKVLKDLKPICKILPTKIIIGSGYLTDDEIIKACQIAKKAGAICVKTATSKDPLEHRELKEKFYHLKLMKKSAPGLLVKASGKIKTLKDLKEAVKAGADIIGTSSGVKIMKEFFKK from the coding sequence ATGACTAAAAATATTGCAAAAATCATTGATCATACCAATGTCAGCAGCAAAGCAACTAAAAAAGACATTGAAAAACTTTGTGAAGAAGTTAAAAGGCATGGTTTTGGAGGAATTTGCATTCGCCCTGAATGGGTAAGTTTTGTTAAAAAACAAATTAAAGGAGTTTATGTTAAGATTGTGGTTTTGGTTGATGAGCCAATAGGTGATAGTTCTCACAAAGAAAGAGTTTTAATTTGTAAAAAGATTAAGAAAGACGGGGGTGATCATATTGATATTGTTAATTCAATTCCTGATGTAAAGCACGGTTTGTGGAATAAAGTATTAAAAGATTTGAAACCAATTTGCAAGATATTGCCAACTAAAATAATTATTGGTTCAGGTTATTTAACTGATGATGAGATTATTAAAGCTTGTCAGATTGCAAAAAAAGCTGGAGCAATTTGTGTTAAAACTGCTACTAGTAAAGATCCATTAGAGCACAGGGAATTAAAAGAAAAATTCTATCATCTTAAATTAATGAAAAAATCAGCCCCCGGCTTATTAGTTAAAGCTTCTGGGAAAATAAAGACACTCAAGGATTTAAAAGAAGCAGTAAAAGCTGGGGCTGATATTATTGGAACAAGCTCAGGAGTTAAAATAATGAAGGAATTTTTTAAAAAATAA
- a CDS encoding thymidylate kinase: MLKNNYKGKFIALEGIDGSGKSTQSKLLTNRLKKEGYKIAFIDFPQYGKKSAGLVEEYLNGNYGTSKEVGPYRASIFYACDRFDASFQIRDWLKQGKIIITDRYVGSNIGHQGGKIKNRKERNKFLNWLYELEYSIFNIPKPNFSFIFKMPPLIARDLSGKITDKIKKAKKKIYLGRKKRDIHEKDLKHLSDTEKSYLEIAKQFPKDFKIIECFKNGKLLSPNIIHDDVWRIIQKTL, from the coding sequence ATGTTAAAGAATAATTATAAGGGGAAGTTCATTGCTTTGGAGGGTATTGATGGTTCAGGCAAATCAACCCAATCAAAGCTATTAACTAATCGTCTTAAAAAAGAAGGATATAAAATTGCTTTCATAGATTTTCCTCAATATGGTAAAAAATCAGCAGGGCTAGTTGAAGAGTATTTAAATGGTAACTATGGCACATCAAAAGAAGTTGGGCCTTATAGGGCATCAATATTTTATGCTTGTGATCGTTTTGATGCTAGTTTTCAGATCAGAGACTGGTTAAAACAGGGTAAGATTATTATTACAGACAGGTATGTTGGATCTAATATAGGGCATCAGGGTGGCAAGATAAAGAATAGAAAAGAAAGGAACAAGTTTTTAAACTGGTTATATGAATTAGAGTATAGTATTTTTAATATTCCTAAACCAAACTTTTCTTTTATTTTTAAAATGCCTCCTTTGATAGCGCGTGACTTGTCTGGAAAGATTACTGATAAAATTAAAAAAGCTAAGAAAAAGATTTATTTGGGAAGAAAAAAAAGGGATATCCATGAAAAAGATTTAAAACACCTTTCAGATACTGAAAAATCATATTTAGAGATTGCTAAACAATTCCCAAAAGATTTTAAGATTATTGAGTGTTTTAAAAACGGAAAATTATTATCACCAAATATCATTCATGATGATGTTTGGAGAATAATTCAAAAGACATTATGA
- a CDS encoding NYN domain-containing protein — protein MKIRVFIDYENLMGAIISILKKMKPSPKFKYEQLKKFFKWLAKGKNTEIFCYYEDKKPKEEERKTRLVDYFPILKQQLEQERISFNFSGASRVSVDSRIFAAFARMITEDVAQIYLVSGDGDYAETLQVLREQKKKIVVVSGKDCLSGLLIAVADEIYYIDDEINNIMSS, from the coding sequence ATGAAAATAAGGGTTTTTATTGATTATGAAAACCTTATGGGGGCCATAATAAGCATTCTTAAAAAGATGAAGCCGTCTCCAAAATTTAAATATGAACAACTCAAGAAATTTTTTAAGTGGTTGGCAAAAGGCAAAAACACTGAAATTTTTTGTTATTACGAAGACAAAAAACCAAAAGAAGAAGAAAGGAAAACTAGACTTGTAGATTATTTTCCTATATTGAAGCAACAATTAGAACAAGAAAGAATATCTTTTAATTTCTCTGGTGCGAGTAGGGTCAGCGTAGATTCAAGGATATTTGCTGCCTTTGCTAGAATGATTACAGAAGACGTAGCTCAAATATACTTAGTTTCTGGCGACGGAGATTATGCCGAAACGCTTCAGGTACTAAGGGAGCAAAAGAAAAAGATAGTTGTTGTTTCTGGTAAAGATTGCTTATCAGGATTGCTTATAGCAGTAGCTGACGAGATTTACTATATTGATGATGAGATAAACAATATTATGTCTTCTTAG
- the dcd gene encoding dCTP deaminase translates to MILSDQDIEKYIQQGKIKISPTPDFEKQLGPASLDLRLGSEFKVFNHSMRSHIDPRDHRTFEGLTKMIKIQDDQPFILHPKEFVLAATLEKVSLGADIGARIEGRSSWGRLGLIVHSTAGYVDPGFSGRLTLEMTNIGPISILLYDKTRICQLAFETLSSPAKVPYSQRKGSKYISDMLPQESRLYDDE, encoded by the coding sequence ATGATTCTTTCAGATCAAGATATTGAAAAATATATTCAGCAAGGGAAAATTAAAATTAGCCCAACCCCTGATTTTGAAAAACAATTAGGCCCAGCTTCTTTGGATTTAAGACTGGGTAGTGAATTTAAAGTTTTTAACCATTCAATGAGATCGCACATTGATCCAAGAGACCACCGGACTTTTGAAGGCTTGACTAAGATGATAAAAATCCAAGACGACCAACCTTTTATTCTTCATCCCAAAGAATTTGTTTTAGCTGCAACGCTGGAAAAAGTTTCTTTAGGCGCTGATATTGGAGCTAGGATTGAAGGAAGAAGCAGCTGGGGAAGGTTGGGGTTAATTGTCCATTCCACAGCTGGATATGTTGATCCAGGATTTTCTGGAAGACTTACTTTAGAAATGACCAATATTGGCCCAATATCAATCCTTTTATATGACAAAACGAGAATTTGTCAGCTGGCTTTTGAAACTTTATCTTCACCGGCTAAAGTTCCTTATTCTCAGAGAAAAGGCTCAAAATATATTTCTGATATGCTTCCTCAAGAAAGCAGGCTTTATGATGATGAATAA
- the rplK gene encoding 50S ribosomal protein L11, translated as MAKKVIAKIKVQIPAGKATPAPPVGPALAQYGLNIADFCRKFNDMTGDQQGFVVPVEITVFEDRTYIFKLKKPPISELLKKAAGIEKGSGQPNKIKVAKITKEQLKRIAEQKMPDFNTDDIEAAMRIVEGTAKNMGIEIK; from the coding sequence ATGGCTAAAAAAGTAATTGCTAAAATTAAGGTTCAGATTCCAGCAGGCAAGGCTACTCCAGCTCCTCCAGTGGGTCCTGCTTTAGCTCAATACGGCTTAAATATTGCTGATTTTTGCAGGAAGTTTAATGATATGACTGGCGATCAGCAGGGTTTTGTTGTGCCAGTTGAAATCACTGTTTTTGAAGATAGAACATATATATTCAAGTTAAAAAAACCTCCTATATCAGAATTGCTTAAAAAAGCAGCTGGTATTGAAAAAGGTTCTGGCCAGCCAAATAAAATAAAAGTTGCTAAAATTACTAAAGAGCAATTAAAGAGAATAGCTGAGCAAAAAATGCCTGATTTTAATACTGATGATATTGAAGCAGCAATGAGAATAGTAGAGGGAACTGCTAAGAATATGGGCATTGAAATTAAATAA
- the nusG gene encoding transcription termination/antitermination protein NusG, with product MPKQKLPQKRSWYVLHTYSGYEESVAKNLKQRIESLGMEDKIFSVIVPKEKKIKIKDGKRKTVEEKIYPGYVLVEMIVTDDSWYVVRNTPNVTGFIGAGTTPIPVSKKEIDSLMERIEEKEPQYKIEVKPGDLVKIIDGPFKDFDGRVSDIDEEKGKVKVLVNMFGRDTPVELDSLQIKKL from the coding sequence ATGCCAAAGCAGAAATTACCACAAAAAAGATCTTGGTACGTTCTTCATACCTACTCAGGATACGAAGAATCAGTTGCTAAAAACCTTAAACAGCGCATAGAGTCTTTAGGCATGGAAGATAAGATTTTTAGTGTTATTGTGCCTAAGGAAAAAAAGATAAAGATTAAAGACGGAAAAAGAAAAACAGTTGAAGAAAAGATTTATCCTGGATACGTATTAGTTGAAATGATTGTTACTGATGATTCTTGGTATGTTGTTAGAAATACACCCAATGTTACTGGGTTTATTGGTGCTGGAACAACACCAATTCCAGTTTCTAAAAAAGAAATAGACAGTTTAATGGAAAGAATAGAAGAAAAAGAGCCTCAATACAAGATTGAAGTAAAACCTGGTGATTTAGTTAAAATCATAGATGGTCCATTTAAAGATTTTGATGGCAGGGTTTCAGATATTGATGAAGAAAAAGGAAAAGTAAAAGTATTGGTAAATATGTTTGGCAGAGATACTCCAGTAGAATTAGATTCGCTTCAAATTAAAAAATTATAA